One Camelina sativa cultivar DH55 chromosome 3, Cs, whole genome shotgun sequence genomic window carries:
- the LOC104767342 gene encoding protein SRC2 homolog isoform X2: MECRSLDLTIISAEDLKDIQLIGKQDLYAVVSINGDARTKQKTKVDKDCGTKPKWKHPMKLTVDDAAARENRLTLVFQIVADRPIAGDKPVGEVSVPVKELLDQNKGDEEKTVTYAVRLPNGKTKGSLKFSFKFGEKYTFGSSSAPHAPVNPSALDHKTMDQPVTAYPPGSGAPVAYPPPPAGSSSGYPPPGHDDKHGGVYGYPPAGGYPPSGPGGYPPPGAYPQQGGYPGYPPPQQGGYPGYLPQGPYGYPQQQGYPPQGPYGYPQQQAYGKPQKPKKSGKAGMGLGLGLGAGLLGGLLVGEAVSDIADMGDMGGDFDF; encoded by the exons ATGGAGTGTAGGTCGTTAGATCTGACGATTATATCCGCCGAGGATCTAAAAGACATTCAATTGATCGGTAAACAAGACCTCTACGCCGTCGTTTCAATCAACGGTGACGCAAGGACCAAGCAGAAGACCAAGGTTGACAAAGATTGCGGCACCAAACCTAAATGGAAACACCCGATGAAGCTCACCGTCGACGACGCTGCTGCCCGTGAGAATCGCCTCACTCTTGTGTTCCAGATCGTGGCGGATCGTCCCATCGCCGGTGATAAACCTGTAGGTGAGGTTAGCGTTCCGGTGAAGGAGCTTTTGGATCAGAACAAAGGCGACGAGGAGAAGACTGTTACGTACGCCGTGAGGTTGCCTAACGGTAAGACTAAAGGATCTCTCAAATTCTCCTTCAAGTTTGGTGAGAAATACACTTTTGGATCTTCGAGTGCTCCTCACGCTCCTGTTAATCCATCGGCTCTGGATCATAAGACCATGGATCAACCCGTTACCGCTTACCCGCCTGGATCTGGTGCACCGGTTGCATACCCTCCTCCACCCGCGGGTTCTTCTTCCGGATATCCACCGCCGGGACATGACGATAAGCACGGTG GTGTGTACGGGTATCCGCCAGCCGGTGGTTACCCGCCATCTGGACCCGGTGGTTATCCGCCACCTGGTGCATACCCGCAGCAAGGAGGTTACCCAGGGTATCCGCCACCGCAACAGGGTGGATATCCGGGTTATCTGCCACAGGGTCCATACGGTTACCCGCAACAGCAAGGGTATCCGCCTCAGGGTCCGTATGGGTACCCGCAACAACAGGCTTATGGTAAACCGCAGAAACCGAAGAAGAGTGGTAAGGCTGGAATGGGACTAGGTCTTGGGCTTGGAGCTGGTTTGTTGGGTGGGTTGCTTGTTGGTGAAGCTGTTTCTGACATTGCTGATATGGGTGACATGGGTGGTGATTTCGACTTCTGA
- the LOC104767342 gene encoding protein SRC2 homolog isoform X1, with amino-acid sequence MECRSLDLTIISAEDLKDIQLIGKQDLYAVVSINGDARTKQKTKVDKDCGTKPKWKHPMKLTVDDAAARENRLTLVFQIVADRPIAGDKPVGEVSVPVKELLDQNKGDEEKTVTYAVRLPNGKTKGSLKFSFKFGEKYTFGSSSAPHAPVNPSALDHKTMDQPVTAYPPGSGAPVAYPPPPAGSSSGYPPPGHDDKHGGVYGYPPAGGYPPSGPGGYPPPGAYPQQGGYPGYPPPQQGGYPGYLPQGPYGYPQQQGYPPQGPYGYPQQQAYGKPQKPKKSGKAGMGLGLGLGAGLLGGLLVGEAVSDIADMGDMGGDFDF; translated from the coding sequence ATGGAGTGTAGGTCGTTAGATCTGACGATTATATCCGCCGAGGATCTAAAAGACATTCAATTGATCGGTAAACAAGACCTCTACGCCGTCGTTTCAATCAACGGTGACGCAAGGACCAAGCAGAAGACCAAGGTTGACAAAGATTGCGGCACCAAACCTAAATGGAAACACCCGATGAAGCTCACCGTCGACGACGCTGCTGCCCGTGAGAATCGCCTCACTCTTGTGTTCCAGATCGTGGCGGATCGTCCCATCGCCGGTGATAAACCTGTAGGTGAGGTTAGCGTTCCGGTGAAGGAGCTTTTGGATCAGAACAAAGGCGACGAGGAGAAGACTGTTACGTACGCCGTGAGGTTGCCTAACGGTAAGACTAAAGGATCTCTCAAATTCTCCTTCAAGTTTGGTGAGAAATACACTTTTGGATCTTCGAGTGCTCCTCACGCTCCTGTTAATCCATCGGCTCTGGATCATAAGACCATGGATCAACCCGTTACCGCTTACCCGCCTGGATCTGGTGCACCGGTTGCATACCCTCCTCCACCCGCGGGTTCTTCTTCCGGATATCCACCGCCGGGACATGACGATAAGCACGGTGGTGTGTACGGGTATCCGCCAGCCGGTGGTTACCCGCCATCTGGACCCGGTGGTTATCCGCCACCTGGTGCATACCCGCAGCAAGGAGGTTACCCAGGGTATCCGCCACCGCAACAGGGTGGATATCCGGGTTATCTGCCACAGGGTCCATACGGTTACCCGCAACAGCAAGGGTATCCGCCTCAGGGTCCGTATGGGTACCCGCAACAACAGGCTTATGGTAAACCGCAGAAACCGAAGAAGAGTGGTAAGGCTGGAATGGGACTAGGTCTTGGGCTTGGAGCTGGTTTGTTGGGTGGGTTGCTTGTTGGTGAAGCTGTTTCTGACATTGCTGATATGGGTGACATGGGTGGTGATTTCGACTTCTGA